One Kitasatospora sp. MAP12-44 DNA segment encodes these proteins:
- a CDS encoding ATP-binding protein has product MPAEHPVLRWVPRWRKLAVRTRAALAAAAAAALVFALATVLAGNAVHSTMMSQEEDHAYRTATSVSVGIPNAPREPYADPSYVVTDQNGTWLRSTNLFNEYTDETGYGRPGVDPLPLPAFNLNAFLPGQKVQFHFPGTSYTKHSIAGRTVTLVTFWSDPVTTADLLKYTGQPNLPPQTLRIYVLVNPLDAEATAANVTHVLAWYLIPGGTLFVALIAWLVTGLALRPVEQIRRRMAEIGEGAFHERVPVPHARDGIAKLARTTNTTLDRLEQALAQQRQLVADTSHELRSPLAALRNSLEVPLAHPDGVDWPVVVEGALSDTGRLQDLTDDLLLLACPAQNADSPQQVELHDLVGEQIAERTHAPGPPRWTSTLDSATVPGKELLVGRLVRNLLDNAAQHAVEEVTVTLVREDGALISASHSVVLTVSDDGPGIPEADRERVFERFVRLDSARTRASGGAGLGLALVRTIAEGLGGTAQAVEPLDGHGARLVVRLPLSRPSS; this is encoded by the coding sequence ATGCCTGCTGAGCACCCCGTGCTGCGCTGGGTCCCGCGCTGGCGCAAGCTCGCGGTCCGCACCCGGGCCGCGCTCGCCGCTGCGGCGGCCGCGGCGCTGGTCTTCGCCCTGGCCACCGTGCTGGCGGGCAACGCGGTGCACAGCACCATGATGAGCCAGGAGGAGGACCACGCCTACCGCACCGCGACGAGCGTCTCCGTCGGCATACCGAACGCCCCGCGGGAACCGTACGCCGACCCCTCGTACGTGGTGACCGACCAGAACGGGACGTGGCTGCGCAGCACCAACCTGTTCAACGAGTACACCGACGAGACCGGCTACGGGCGCCCCGGCGTCGATCCGCTGCCGCTCCCCGCCTTCAACCTGAACGCGTTCCTGCCGGGTCAGAAGGTCCAGTTCCACTTCCCCGGCACGTCCTACACCAAGCACTCGATCGCCGGGCGGACCGTCACCCTCGTGACCTTCTGGTCCGATCCTGTGACCACCGCCGACCTGCTGAAGTACACCGGCCAGCCCAACCTCCCGCCGCAGACCCTGCGCATCTACGTCCTGGTCAACCCGCTGGACGCCGAGGCGACCGCCGCCAACGTCACCCATGTGCTGGCCTGGTACCTGATCCCCGGGGGCACCCTGTTCGTCGCCCTGATCGCCTGGCTGGTGACCGGCCTCGCGCTGCGGCCGGTCGAGCAGATCCGGCGCCGGATGGCCGAGATCGGCGAGGGCGCCTTCCACGAACGCGTCCCGGTGCCGCACGCCCGCGACGGCATCGCCAAGCTGGCCCGGACCACCAACACCACCCTGGACCGGCTGGAGCAGGCGCTCGCCCAGCAGCGCCAACTGGTCGCGGACACCTCGCACGAGCTGCGCAGCCCGCTGGCCGCGCTGCGCAACTCGCTGGAGGTCCCGCTCGCCCACCCGGACGGCGTCGACTGGCCGGTGGTGGTCGAGGGCGCGCTCAGCGACACCGGCCGCCTGCAGGACCTCACCGACGACCTGCTGCTGCTGGCCTGCCCCGCGCAGAACGCCGACAGCCCGCAACAGGTCGAGCTGCACGACCTGGTCGGCGAGCAGATCGCCGAGCGGACCCACGCCCCCGGCCCGCCGCGCTGGACGAGCACGCTGGACAGCGCCACCGTGCCCGGCAAGGAGCTGCTGGTCGGCCGGCTGGTCCGCAACCTGCTGGACAACGCCGCGCAGCACGCGGTCGAGGAGGTCACCGTCACGCTGGTCCGGGAGGACGGCGCGCTGATCAGCGCCTCCCACTCGGTCGTGCTGACGGTCAGCGACGACGGCCCGGGCATACCGGAGGCGGACCGCGAGCGGGTCTTCGAACGCTTCGTCCGCCTGGACAGCGCCCGCACCCGCGCCAGCGGCGGCGCCGGCCTCGGCCTGGCCCTGGTCCGCACCATCGCCGAGGGCCTCGGCGGCACCGCGCAGGCCGTCGAACCGCTCGACGGGCACGGTGCCCGGCTGGTCGTCCGGCTGCCGCTCAGCCGGCCGTCGTCGTAG
- a CDS encoding response regulator transcription factor yields the protein MHLLMVEDEERLAQSLSQGLRAEGYAVDVTGDGLSGLELARSGSYAAIVLDLMLPGMNGFRVCEELRRDENPVPILMLTAKNGEYDEAEALDCGADDFLSKPFSYVVLTARLRALLRRGGAARPAVLTAGNLRIDPAARRCVAGETVIKLTNKEFGVLECLLRRPDQAVPKSEILDAVWDSAFRGDVNIVEVYIAALRRKLHTAAADCVIETVRGIGYRVVSDAC from the coding sequence ATGCATCTCTTGATGGTCGAGGACGAGGAACGGCTGGCGCAGTCGCTCAGCCAAGGACTGCGGGCCGAGGGCTACGCCGTGGACGTGACGGGCGACGGCCTCAGCGGGCTGGAACTCGCCCGCTCCGGGTCGTACGCGGCCATCGTGCTCGACCTGATGCTGCCCGGCATGAACGGCTTCCGGGTCTGCGAGGAACTGCGCCGCGACGAGAACCCCGTGCCGATCCTGATGCTCACCGCCAAGAACGGCGAGTACGACGAGGCCGAGGCGCTGGACTGCGGCGCCGACGACTTCCTCAGCAAGCCGTTCTCGTACGTCGTGCTGACCGCCCGACTGCGCGCGCTGCTGCGCCGCGGCGGCGCGGCCCGGCCTGCCGTGCTGACCGCCGGCAACCTGCGGATCGACCCGGCGGCCCGCCGGTGCGTCGCGGGCGAGACCGTCATCAAACTCACCAACAAGGAGTTCGGCGTGCTGGAATGCCTACTGCGACGACCTGACCAGGCGGTGCCCAAGTCCGAGATCCTGGACGCCGTCTGGGACTCCGCCTTCCGCGGCGACGTGAACATCGTCGAGGTCTATATCGCCGCGCTGCGCCGCAAGTTGCACACGGCCGCGGCCGACTGCGTGATCGAGACCGTCCGCGGCATCGGCTACCGGGTGGTGTCCGATGCCTGCTGA
- the nadD gene encoding nicotinate-nucleotide adenylyltransferase produces MGESRPTARPRGRKRIGVMGGTFDPIHHGHLVAASEVASAFHLDEVIFVPTGEPWQKTGRTVSAPEDRYLMTVIATAENPQFSVSRIDIDRTGPTYTVDTLRDLRALHPDADLFFITGADALAQILSWRDAEELFSLAHFIGCTRPGHTLTDAGLPAGGVSLVEVPALAISSTDCRLRVAKGEPVWYLVPDGVVRYIDKRALYLDAG; encoded by the coding sequence ATGGGAGAGAGCAGGCCGACGGCGAGGCCGCGCGGACGCAAGCGGATCGGCGTGATGGGTGGCACCTTCGACCCCATCCACCACGGTCACCTGGTGGCCGCCAGCGAGGTCGCGAGTGCCTTCCACCTCGACGAGGTGATCTTCGTCCCGACCGGTGAGCCCTGGCAGAAGACCGGCCGGACGGTCTCGGCCCCCGAGGACCGCTACCTGATGACGGTGATCGCGACCGCGGAGAACCCGCAGTTCTCGGTCAGCCGGATCGACATCGACCGCACCGGCCCCACCTACACCGTGGACACCCTGCGTGATCTGCGGGCGCTGCACCCCGATGCCGATCTCTTCTTCATCACCGGCGCCGACGCACTCGCGCAGATCCTCTCCTGGCGGGACGCCGAGGAACTCTTCTCGCTCGCGCACTTCATCGGGTGCACGCGGCCGGGGCACACTTTGACGGATGCCGGGCTGCCGGCCGGCGGGGTCTCGCTGGTCGAGGTGCCGGCGCTGGCCATCTCCTCCACGGACTGCCGGCTCCGGGTCGCCAAGGGCGAGCCGGTCTGGTACCTGGTCCCGGACGGGGTGGTGCGCTACATCGACAAGCGCGCGCTCTACTTGGACGCCGGCTGA
- a CDS encoding LCP family protein has protein sequence MTGTADRRGPEDGDWSTGQHPQAQQPQGYVPYEQQQQAYDAHGQQHGQQHGQQYGQQYGQQQEYPPAPQYGQYGQQQYEQPYVPYQQPYGQQQPQPQPYEQQGYEQQGYEQQGYNGYQQQHPQGYPGYEQQPYDPYAQQPQAYAEPVAPPAAPPVAPPPQAAPQAVPQAAPRPPRPRSAPPAAAPPVAAAAVPSEQVGGRRSAAAKPGQGRDQDPYQTGEFTFVEEEAEEAEDVIDWLKFAESRSERRDERRRKLRGRAIGAVVALALVAGGTTGYLYFSGALTNQSAAAAAGPRSVVVVHLRDLQGNVSTALLINDASGHKGSALLLPGDLLLPASADSAATTLDKAMDGIGTAPTRDALTNLLGAPVAGTWRLDTPYLQLLVSQLGGIKVDTNAQLLDPTGKLLVEKGPQRTLTGAAAVAYATYQAPGETKDAQLARFGQVLDALVHAMPTDLPDATDDVHRMNAVLDPSLPEKALAGLLAELSQQAQAGHFSTSALTVQPDGTLDQAVAGPQVKDVLGGTVHTAAANSAPARVSIVDASGNSQAAAAAQIQVVNAGLNFVPGGGTAPSPQASTEIRYTDDSRAAAAQSLATSLGLPPTAVKKVTDAQIADLVVVLGKDYQVPKQ, from the coding sequence GTGACCGGAACGGCAGACCGCAGGGGCCCCGAGGACGGCGACTGGTCCACCGGGCAGCACCCGCAGGCCCAGCAGCCCCAGGGCTACGTCCCCTACGAGCAGCAGCAGCAGGCCTACGACGCGCACGGGCAACAGCACGGGCAGCAGCACGGGCAGCAGTACGGGCAGCAGTACGGGCAGCAGCAGGAGTACCCGCCCGCGCCGCAGTACGGGCAGTACGGGCAGCAGCAGTACGAGCAGCCGTACGTCCCCTACCAGCAGCCGTACGGGCAGCAGCAGCCGCAGCCGCAGCCGTACGAGCAGCAGGGCTACGAGCAGCAGGGCTACGAGCAGCAGGGGTACAACGGCTACCAGCAGCAGCACCCGCAGGGCTACCCCGGGTACGAGCAGCAGCCCTACGACCCGTACGCCCAGCAGCCGCAGGCCTACGCCGAGCCGGTCGCCCCGCCCGCCGCCCCGCCGGTGGCGCCCCCGCCGCAGGCCGCACCGCAGGCCGTACCGCAGGCCGCGCCCCGACCGCCGCGTCCGCGCAGCGCGCCGCCCGCCGCCGCGCCGCCGGTGGCCGCCGCGGCCGTGCCCTCCGAGCAGGTCGGTGGCCGTCGGAGCGCCGCCGCCAAGCCGGGCCAGGGCCGCGACCAGGACCCGTACCAGACCGGTGAGTTCACCTTCGTCGAGGAGGAGGCCGAGGAGGCCGAGGACGTCATCGACTGGCTGAAGTTCGCCGAGTCGCGCTCCGAGCGCCGCGACGAGCGCCGCCGCAAGCTGCGCGGCCGGGCGATCGGCGCGGTGGTCGCGCTGGCCCTGGTGGCCGGCGGCACCACCGGCTACCTCTACTTCAGCGGCGCCCTCACCAACCAGTCGGCGGCCGCGGCGGCCGGACCGCGCAGCGTCGTGGTGGTCCACCTGCGCGACCTGCAGGGCAATGTGAGCACCGCGCTGCTGATCAACGACGCCTCCGGGCACAAGGGTTCGGCGCTGCTGCTGCCGGGCGACCTGCTGCTGCCGGCCTCCGCCGACTCGGCCGCCACCACGCTGGACAAGGCGATGGACGGGATCGGCACGGCGCCCACCCGGGACGCCCTGACCAACCTGCTGGGCGCCCCGGTGGCCGGCACCTGGCGGCTGGACACCCCCTACCTGCAGCTGCTGGTCTCCCAGCTGGGCGGCATCAAGGTGGACACCAATGCGCAGCTGCTCGACCCGACCGGCAAGCTGCTGGTCGAGAAGGGCCCGCAGCGCACCCTGACCGGCGCGGCCGCGGTGGCGTACGCCACGTACCAGGCCCCGGGGGAGACCAAGGACGCCCAGCTGGCCCGGTTCGGCCAGGTGCTGGACGCGCTGGTCCACGCGATGCCCACCGACCTGCCGGACGCCACCGACGACGTGCACCGGATGAACGCGGTGCTCGACCCCTCGCTCCCCGAGAAGGCGCTGGCGGGCCTGCTCGCCGAGCTCTCCCAGCAGGCCCAGGCCGGCCATTTCAGCACCAGCGCGCTGACCGTCCAGCCGGACGGCACGTTGGACCAGGCCGTCGCCGGTCCGCAGGTCAAGGACGTGCTCGGCGGCACCGTGCACACCGCGGCCGCCAACAGCGCGCCGGCCCGGGTGAGCATCGTGGACGCCTCCGGGAACAGCCAGGCCGCAGCCGCAGCGCAGATCCAGGTGGTCAACGCGGGCCTCAACTTCGTGCCCGGCGGCGGCACGGCGCCGAGCCCGCAGGCCAGTACCGAGATCCGCTACACCGACGACAGCCGGGCGGCTGCCGCGCAGTCCCTGGCGACCAGCCTCGGCCTGCCCCCGACGGCCGTGAAGAAGGTCACCGACGCGCAGATCGCGGACCTGGTGGTCGTGCTGGGCAAGGACTACCAGGTGCCCAAGCAGTAG
- a CDS encoding M48 family metallopeptidase: protein MTDSTRDTDPLAKGGTPSRRRKRFPDISSRAWEHPADRSALVALRKLSGFDDILKKLAGLVSERSVRLMFLATAVKTSERQFPELFDMVRDAAYILDLDKVPDLYMTQDPQVNAMCIGMDNPVIVVTSGLVELLDEEELRAVIGHEVGHAMSGHAVYRTMLLILTNLATRVGWIPLGNLAIMALVTALKEWFRKAELSCDRAGLLAGQDPQASMRGLMKLAGGHNLAEMNVDAFLEQAEEYDKAGDLRDGVLKLLQVLPQTHPFAVVRVAKLKKWSESEEYRSIMAGAYPRRSDDQDATVSDQWKAAYESYGKSVKETKDPLFGLIRDIADGAGSVGGKLRDTFTGSRSTD from the coding sequence ATGACCGATTCCACCCGGGACACCGACCCGCTCGCCAAGGGCGGCACCCCGAGCAGGCGCCGCAAGCGCTTCCCGGACATCTCCAGCCGCGCGTGGGAGCACCCGGCCGACCGCTCCGCGCTGGTCGCACTGCGCAAGCTCTCGGGCTTCGACGACATCCTCAAGAAGCTGGCCGGGCTGGTCTCCGAGCGCAGCGTCCGGCTGATGTTCCTGGCCACCGCCGTGAAGACGTCCGAGCGCCAGTTCCCCGAGCTGTTCGACATGGTCCGCGACGCCGCCTACATCCTGGACCTGGACAAGGTCCCGGACCTCTACATGACGCAGGACCCGCAGGTCAACGCCATGTGCATCGGCATGGACAACCCGGTGATCGTGGTCACCAGCGGCCTGGTCGAGCTGCTCGACGAGGAGGAGCTGCGGGCGGTGATCGGCCACGAGGTCGGGCACGCGATGTCCGGGCACGCGGTCTACCGCACGATGCTGCTGATCCTCACCAACCTGGCCACCCGGGTGGGCTGGATACCGCTGGGCAACCTGGCGATCATGGCGCTGGTCACCGCGCTCAAGGAGTGGTTCCGCAAGGCCGAACTCTCCTGCGACCGGGCCGGTCTGCTGGCGGGCCAGGACCCGCAGGCCTCGATGCGCGGCCTGATGAAGCTGGCCGGCGGGCACAACCTCGCCGAGATGAACGTGGACGCCTTCCTGGAGCAGGCCGAGGAGTACGACAAGGCGGGCGACCTGCGGGACGGCGTGCTGAAGCTGCTTCAGGTGCTGCCGCAGACCCACCCGTTCGCGGTGGTCCGGGTCGCCAAGCTGAAGAAGTGGTCGGAGAGCGAGGAGTACCGCTCGATCATGGCGGGCGCCTACCCGCGCCGCAGCGACGACCAGGACGCCACGGTCTCCGACCAGTGGAAGGCCGCGTACGAGTCCTACGGCAAGTCCGTCAAGGAGACCAAGGACCCGCTCTTCGGCCTGATCCGCGATATCGCGGACGGCGCCGGATCGGTCGGCGGAAAGCTCCGCGACACCTTCACCGGATCGCGCAGCACGGACTGA